The DNA sequence CCAGCGCCACGGCGAACGCTTCGTGGCTGACCAGCAGCGGTGCCGATCTGACCGCCCCGTTCGAGAACCTGCCCAGCAGCCAGTACACCAACTTCCGCTATGCGATGACCGACGTGCTGGGCCTGGTGACGCAAGGTAACGCACAATACAACTACAAGGTAGACGGCACGGTACTGCCTGAAGGCGCTCCCGTGGTCCGCAACTTCAAAAACCAGGAGTATGAGTTTTACCTGCAGGACACCTGGCATGTCAGCCGCGCGCTGACCGTCACCGGTGGCATCCGCTACTCCCTCATGCCGCCCATCTATGAGGCCAACGGCCAGCAGGTTTCGCCGAACATCCCCATTGGTGACTGGTTCAACATGCGCGGTGGATTGGCCCAGCAGGGCCTGTCGCAGATGGGTGCGGGTCTGATCTCGTTCATTCCTAAGTCGGCCGGCGGGCGGGACCTCTACCCGTTCCACAAGGACAACTGGGCGCCGCGCATCTCCATGGCGTACTCGCCCCAGGGCGACAGCGGCCTGAGCAAGTTCCTCTTTGGCGGGCCGGGCAAGACTTCGATTCGGGCCGGCTGGGGCATGTTCTATGATCTGTTCGGCAGCGGCCTGATGCGGTCGTACGACGCGACGGCGTTCGGCCTCTCCAACGCGCTGACCAATCCGGCGGCCACTTTGGACATCAGTTCGGCTCCGCGCTTCACGGCGATCGACCAGATCCCGGCCGGCCTGCTGCCCGCCGCGCCCGCGGCGACGTTCCCGGCGACCTATCCGAACCTGTTCGCCATCACGAACGGACTGGACGACACGCTGAAGGCTCCTTACAACATGAACATGAACTTCAGCATCGGGCGCGAACTGAGCCATGGGTGGTTCGTGCAGGGTTCCTACGTGGGCCGCCTGTCACGGCGATCGCTCACCCGGCGCGACGCGGCGATGCCGACGGACCTGAAGGATCCTAAGTCGGGCCAAACCTACTTCCAGGCGGCGTCGATCCTGGCCCAGCAGGTGCTGGACGGCGTGCCCGTGGGGAACGTGCAGAAGGTCCCCTTCTGGGAGAACATGTTCAGCAAAGCTGCCACCGGTACGCAGTCGGCGACCCAGGTGGTCTACAATCGCTATGCGGCCAATACCTACGACTGGACCTACGCACTGTACCAGTTGGATACGGGGGCCGGTCAGGGCAACTGCGCCGTGCGTCTGCGCTGCTCCGACCAGGGCGCATACACCTTCTACAGCCCGCAGTTCTCCTACCTGTCGGTGTTCAGTTCCGTGGGCGGCGGCAGCTATCACGGCGCCCAGTTGAACGTGCGCAAGCGGTTCGGCAATGGCGACGTGATCGACGTGAACTATACATTCTCGAAGTCGATCGACCTGCGGTCGAATACTGAGCGGGCGGGGAGCTCCACCGGCGTGCTGTGGAATCCCTGGCAGCCGGGCCTGATGAAAGGCGTTTCGGACTACGACAACACGCACCTGTTCAACATGCTGGCTGTGTACAACTTGCCGGTGGGCCGCGGCAAGCGGTTCGCGACGGACATTCCACGCTGGGCCGATGCCGCTATCGGCGGCTGGCAACTCTCCGGCGTCTGGCGCTGGTCCAGCGGCTTCCCCATCAGCGTCTTTGAAACCGGCGTCTGGCCCACCAACTGGAACAACAACAACTGGGCACGCTGGACAGGGGCGCCTGTCTCCACGCAGCACGGCGAGAACATGTTCGCCAGCCCGGACTCGGCCATCAACGCGTTCGACTATGAACTGCCGGGCGGCATCGGGACGCGCAATGGGCTGCGCGGCGACGGAATCTTCAACATCGATCTGAACCTCTCCAAGCGGTTTGTGATGCCGTTCAACGAAAAGCACTCTCTTCAGTTCCGCTGGGAGACGTTCAACCTGACGAACACGACCCGATTCGACGTGAACAGCGCTTCGCTCGACATCTCCACCGGGGGTACCTTCGGCGCGTATAGTGAGCTGTTGACATCTCCGCGCGTGATGCAGTTCGGGCTGCGCTACGAGTTTTAGCCCAGCCTAGCCATCCCAACTTACGGGCCGGCGCTTCTCCCAGCGGAGGAGCGCCGGCCCTTTCGCTTTCAGTGCTCGGACCCTGCCGCGGCCAGCACCCGATAGACTTCCGTGGTGCGCGGTGCGATCGGGACGTTCCAGGTCTTGCCAGTGGCCTGAACATCCTCGCGGCATCCGATCTCGCAGTGAAGCGACACCGCGGCCGGTCCCTCCGATGGGATCGAGAGCGTCTCCGGCGCGGCGCCACCATGGACGATTACAAGGAATCTCTCCTGGCCAGCCTCACGCAGGAAAGCGTAAGCGGACTCCGATGCATAGACCGGCCGGGTGGTGCCTTCCCGCAGGGCACGCGAGCCGGCTCGAAGGCGCGTGAGCTTCCGGATGTGGTCGTGGAGTTTGTTTTCCGCCGATGTACGGCCGGCTGCCTCGAAGGCGTTGTGGGGATCGTCGGCCCAGCCTCCGGGGAAGTCGTGGCGGTTCTCGGGATCGTCTCCGCCCGCCATGCCGATTTCGTCGCCGTAGTAGATCATGGGGATGCCTCGGGTGGTGAAGAGAAACGTGAAGGCATTGGCGAGGTCGTCCAGGGTGGCTCCGTCTTCGCTCATGAAGCGTTTTGTATCGTGCAGTCCGAGCAGCGTCACCAGGCGTTGCGGCTGCGCGTAGAGGCTGTCGTGGGCCAGCAGTCGGGCGAGGGCAAGGGGCGACTGGTGGCGTGCGAAGACATCGCGGATGGCGAAATAGAGGGGGAAGTCGAAGACGCTGTCCAGGCCCGTGTCGATTCCGTCGAAGCCGGAGCGACCGCCTTGGTAGAACGAGGTGAGCGCCGGATCGGGGTCGAGGATTTCGCCGACGATTTTCAGGTGAGGGAACGACTGATGGAGGGCTGCTGACCAGTCGCGCCAGAAGGCGCGCGGCGCGTATGGTACGGTGTCTTGCCGGATGGCGTCGGCTCCGGTGCGGGCGATCCACCAGGTCGAGTTCTGGATGAGGTAGCGCGCCACTTGGGGGTCGTCCTGATTCAGGTCGGGCAGGATGCCCGCGAACCAGCCATCCAATACGCCACGTAACAGAGGGCCGGCCTGCGGGTCGAGCAGCAGCCAGGTCTGCCAGGTTTCCTCTATGTGTTGCTCGCGCGTACCGTGGAGCCACTCGGCGCGAGGTGGGGTTTCGACCCAGGGATGCCGCGGGCCGACGTGGTTCTCGACGTGGTCCTGAATGACCTTGAGACCCAGGCGGTGCGCTTCGTCGACCAGGGCGCGGTAGTCGTCCAGCGTGCCGAAGTGATCCTCGACGGCATAGAGATCGGTGGCGCCGTAGCCGTGGTAGCTGGTCAGCTGCTCTCCGGCGTAGCTCTCCTTCGGGTCGAGGCGATTGTAGTTCTCGTAGATGGGGGTGAGCCAGATGGCGGTGACGCCGAGGTCCTTCAGATAGGGCAGCCGCTTGCGGATGCCGGCGAAGTCGCCGCCGTGATAGTACCTGCGATGTTTGCGGTCGAAGAGGCCGGGTGAGGTTCGGGGATCGTCATTCGAGGGATCGCCGTTGGCGAAGCGGTCGGGCATGATCAGGTAGATCACGTCGTCGTTCGAGAAGCCCTGGAAGCGGCCCGCGGTGGGTAGCGGTGCCGACAGCTCGAAGGGGATGCTGGCCGTGCCCGCGGGGTTCCGGGCCGAACAAGGATACCGGCCGGGTTTCGCGGCGGCCGGAATGGTCAGGTCGAATAGGACATGGGTGCCGGAGCGGTTGATTTCCGCCGGGCCGGCCTGTAGCGGGCTGGCACATTCTATGCGCACGCCCTGCAGTTGGGTGCCCGAGAGGACGATCAACTGGCGTTGCGCAGCTTCGGCGGTGAACCAGTCGGGCGGTTCGATTTTGTTCAGTGTGGGCGGCTGGGCGGCCGCGGTGAGGCACACGGTCAGAGTCAGGACGAGGACTTCAGGATGGCGTTTCATCGGAGCGGTAGCGAAGGCTCAGTGTAGTGGCGGGCGAGGGCGAAGGCCAGCGTTGGAAGGAGAAAGAGAGGATGGCCGGACCGCCATCCTCTCCTCCTATCGAACTAGAACGTGACGCGCAGAGCGAATTGGATCTGGCGTTCACTGGACAACGCGGTGCTGGTGATTCTGCCGAAGTTGCCGTCGAAGTAGTTCCCGTTGGGATTGGCATAGCGGGCGTGATTGGCGAGGTTGTAGAACTCGGCCCGGAACTGGGTCTTGATCTTCTCGGTGACAGCGAAGTCCTTGAAGACCGAGAGGTCGACGTTGAGCGTGCCGGGTCCGGTAAGGATGTTGCGGCCCGCATTGCCAGGGGCCAGATAGACGCCGCCGGAGTTCTGCGCGACGGGGCTGAAGGCGCTGGTATCGAAGTACATCGACGGGCTGCCGTAGACGGTAACCGGCCCATTGACGTTCGGACGCTGGTCGCCGCCGGTGGTGATGTTGAAGGGCTGACCGCTGGCCCAGGTCCAGATGCCGTTCATCTGCCATTGGCCCAGGGCGAGGTCGAGCGGCTTGCTCCAGTTGGAGCCGAACTGGCGGCCGTGTCCGAAGGGTAGTTCGTAGAGGCTGCTGAGGACGAAACGGTTGCGCTGGTCGAGGGCCGAGAGGGCGTAATCCGAAGCAAAGCTGCGGATGTCCTGCGGCTTGCCGCTGTCGAAAGCTCCGTCGCTGTCGCTCTGGACCTTGGAGTAGGTGTAGGCGGCGCGGAACTGCAGGCCCTTGCTGAAGCGGCGCTCCAGGTCGACCTGCAGTGAGTTGTAGTTGGAAGTGCCGCGATCGGCCTGCACGGTGACGTCGCCGAGATTGGGGTAGGCCTTCGTGTTGGACGGAGCGTTGAAGACCTGCTGGTTGGCGTTGTAGTAGAAGCTGAGGCGGCGGCCGGCGGTGCCAACGTAGCCGACACTGAGAACGGTATTCGCCGCTAGCTGGTGCTGCACCTGGAAGTTGTACTGCTGCACATAGGAGTTGCGGTTGTTCTGCAGCACCGCCAGGGGAGCGATGTTCACGGGGTTGGTGGGATCGAAGCCCTGGAAGCCGCGCGCGGGCAACGGCAGCGTGGCGGCGGTACTGTCGAGGTTGCCGGCCGGCGCCAGGCCCGAAAGCGTGATGTGGTAGCCATCGGCATAGTTGTACACCGAGACGCCGCTGTAGGGGGCGTTCTGCGCCAACTGATTGCTGATGCCGCCGCGGTCGAGGAAGTAGAAGATTCCGTAGCCGCCGCGGAGGACGGTCTTGCCGTCGCCTTTCAGGTCGTAAGCGAAGCCGATGCGCGGTGCCCAGTTGTTCTGCGGGGTGTCGACCAGACTCTGGCTGTTGCCGTTCTGTCCGGCGAGCATGATCTGGCCCGTGCCGAGGTTGAAGTTGGTCTGGCGGTCATAGACTTCGCGCGGCCAGGTGTAGAGGTCATAGCGCAGGCCGAGGTTCAAGGTGAGCCTGCGGGTGACGCGCCAGTCGTCCTGCGCGTAGTAGCCCGTCTCCCAGTTGCGCGTGCCGAAGAAGCCGGTCTGGCTGCCCAACTGGTAGTTGTTCACGAAACCGGCCAGGACGTCGGCGGTCTCGTAGCCGGTGGAGCCTTGCGCTACGCCGGCCCCGTTCGAGCCGTTGCCGAACAGGTTGAAGTAACCCTTGCCGGCCAACGGACGGAACAGGTTCACCTGGCGCTGAATTAGGTTTGCGCCAAATTTGAAGGTATGGCCGCCGTGGATCCAGGTGAAGCCGTCGGCGAGCTGGTAGGTGTTCTGCGGCACGAGATAGGCGCCGTAGTCGCCGGTGTACTCGAGTTGCCCGTTGTAGCCTCCGATAAGCGCTCCGCCACCGAGAGCCGGGCTGACATTGGCGTTCACGATGCCAAGGTTGGCCGAAACGGTCTGGTCCTGGAAGGGCGGATTGTAGCCGAAGAATTGGCGGGTCCAGCCCAGGCGCAGTTCGTTGGTCATGTTTGGCGAGAAGATGTGGGTTTCGCCGAGGACGAAGCCGCGGGGCTGAGCGAAGTTCTCACCGGAGCCAAATCCCGCGGGGAGATTCGGCAGACGCGAGGTGGTGGTGGAGTTGTCGTTGCCGAAGCTGAAGCGGCCGAATAGGACGTCCTTGGTGCCAAGATAGGTGTCGCCCTTAATGTCGAAGTCGTTGAACTCCTGGATCTGCTTGCGCTGCACGGAGTAGTTCTGCTGCACTCCGGGCAGGTTCGGCAGCGGATAGGCATTCAGGTAGTTCACGCCGGCTTTGTTCAAACGGTTGGTGGGGATGACATTGCCGGGAAACGGATTGCCCGTGACGATGTCCTTAATGGGGAACGTCTGCGAGAGGCGTGAAACCGAGGTGTCGAGCAGTTCGGAGAAGTCACCCGCGCGCATCTTGGAGGTGGGCACGCTGGCGAGATCGACCTGCAGGGGCGTGTCCTGACGCAAGCCT is a window from the uncultured Paludibaculum sp. genome containing:
- a CDS encoding carboxypeptidase-like regulatory domain-containing protein, producing MKRLLLGLVGLLALHLTAWGQAATQVSGVVTDSSGAVVPAAVVDLENVDTSLKRSTAADQSGSYAFLQVVPGKYRITVKATGFRTSTVNGVQLLVNNPATVNIKLEVGQLSETVAVVAETENLNTVDASVGNAIGNKPIVQLPLNARNIVGLLALQPGVVFTKEDDTDSRNGAVNGGKSDQANVTLDGIDVNDQMDRNAFTSVLRMTPDSVQEFRVTTLNANADSGRSSGAQVVMMTKSGTNDLHGSLYEYHRNTITTANGFFNNKAGIERPKLIRNIFGASLGGPIKRNKMFVFGNWEGRRDAKDGTDIRDVPSMDMRQGILHYEQEDGSLATVTPADIKSLVDARGVNQNVLAMLQKYPEPNDFSVGDGMNLAGYRFKASTPLRWNTYIAKFDWMLDSQAKHTLFVRGNLQNDNEQGLPQFPGQPANSVLLRNNKGYGIGLTSVFRPTFVSNFRYGLTRQGFETTGIANFSAVTLRGIDPPVGLTRGAVSIIPVHTLSEDLNWIKGSHTIQFGGIARFNQNKRNNLANSFSSATANASWLTSSGADLTAPFENLPSSQYTNFRYAMTDVLGLVTQGNAQYNYKVDGTVLPEGAPVVRNFKNQEYEFYLQDTWHVSRALTVTGGIRYSLMPPIYEANGQQVSPNIPIGDWFNMRGGLAQQGLSQMGAGLISFIPKSAGGRDLYPFHKDNWAPRISMAYSPQGDSGLSKFLFGGPGKTSIRAGWGMFYDLFGSGLMRSYDATAFGLSNALTNPAATLDISSAPRFTAIDQIPAGLLPAAPAATFPATYPNLFAITNGLDDTLKAPYNMNMNFSIGRELSHGWFVQGSYVGRLSRRSLTRRDAAMPTDLKDPKSGQTYFQAASILAQQVLDGVPVGNVQKVPFWENMFSKAATGTQSATQVVYNRYAANTYDWTYALYQLDTGAGQGNCAVRLRCSDQGAYTFYSPQFSYLSVFSSVGGGSYHGAQLNVRKRFGNGDVIDVNYTFSKSIDLRSNTERAGSSTGVLWNPWQPGLMKGVSDYDNTHLFNMLAVYNLPVGRGKRFATDIPRWADAAIGGWQLSGVWRWSSGFPISVFETGVWPTNWNNNNWARWTGAPVSTQHGENMFASPDSAINAFDYELPGGIGTRNGLRGDGIFNIDLNLSKRFVMPFNEKHSLQFRWETFNLTNTTRFDVNSASLDISTGGTFGAYSELLTSPRVMQFGLRYEF
- a CDS encoding alpha-amylase family glycosyl hydrolase, which encodes MKRHPEVLVLTLTVCLTAAAQPPTLNKIEPPDWFTAEAAQRQLIVLSGTQLQGVRIECASPLQAGPAEINRSGTHVLFDLTIPAAAKPGRYPCSARNPAGTASIPFELSAPLPTAGRFQGFSNDDVIYLIMPDRFANGDPSNDDPRTSPGLFDRKHRRYYHGGDFAGIRKRLPYLKDLGVTAIWLTPIYENYNRLDPKESYAGEQLTSYHGYGATDLYAVEDHFGTLDDYRALVDEAHRLGLKVIQDHVENHVGPRHPWVETPPRAEWLHGTREQHIEETWQTWLLLDPQAGPLLRGVLDGWFAGILPDLNQDDPQVARYLIQNSTWWIARTGADAIRQDTVPYAPRAFWRDWSAALHQSFPHLKIVGEILDPDPALTSFYQGGRSGFDGIDTGLDSVFDFPLYFAIRDVFARHQSPLALARLLAHDSLYAQPQRLVTLLGLHDTKRFMSEDGATLDDLANAFTFLFTTRGIPMIYYGDEIGMAGGDDPENRHDFPGGWADDPHNAFEAAGRTSAENKLHDHIRKLTRLRAGSRALREGTTRPVYASESAYAFLREAGQERFLVIVHGGAAPETLSIPSEGPAAVSLHCEIGCREDVQATGKTWNVPIAPRTTEVYRVLAAAGSEH
- a CDS encoding TonB-dependent receptor; the protein is MKQQRRLGSPWIPLLSFAAVLMPLIAQTDSARLQGIVQDSTGGVITAAKVVVSSTATGRVLNATTADDGAFSFPGLPIGDYSIRVEASGFKTYTQNAHLDPGQVSNTTIVLTPGDLSQTIEVSSEAALVSSSSSDVGSTIRGRQVTELPLNGRNFTQLATLMPGVSRGVADGQATGANGAAETFRYGNVGGAALSVNGLRPQANNFLLDGIDNNESLVNTIVFFPPADAIQEFRVQTSVAPAEFGRAGGAIVNTSLRSGTNEIHGSAFEFLRNSQLDARPTFAASKDPFKRNQFGASLGGAVIKNKFFLFGDYQGLRQDTPLQVDLASVPTSKMRAGDFSELLDTSVSRLSQTFPIKDIVTGNPFPGNVIPTNRLNKAGVNYLNAYPLPNLPGVQQNYSVQRKQIQEFNDFDIKGDTYLGTKDVLFGRFSFGNDNSTTTSRLPNLPAGFGSGENFAQPRGFVLGETHIFSPNMTNELRLGWTRQFFGYNPPFQDQTVSANLGIVNANVSPALGGGALIGGYNGQLEYTGDYGAYLVPQNTYQLADGFTWIHGGHTFKFGANLIQRQVNLFRPLAGKGYFNLFGNGSNGAGVAQGSTGYETADVLAGFVNNYQLGSQTGFFGTRNWETGYYAQDDWRVTRRLTLNLGLRYDLYTWPREVYDRQTNFNLGTGQIMLAGQNGNSQSLVDTPQNNWAPRIGFAYDLKGDGKTVLRGGYGIFYFLDRGGISNQLAQNAPYSGVSVYNYADGYHITLSGLAPAGNLDSTAATLPLPARGFQGFDPTNPVNIAPLAVLQNNRNSYVQQYNFQVQHQLAANTVLSVGYVGTAGRRLSFYYNANQQVFNAPSNTKAYPNLGDVTVQADRGTSNYNSLQVDLERRFSKGLQFRAAYTYSKVQSDSDGAFDSGKPQDIRSFASDYALSALDQRNRFVLSSLYELPFGHGRQFGSNWSKPLDLALGQWQMNGIWTWASGQPFNITTGGDQRPNVNGPVTVYGSPSMYFDTSAFSPVAQNSGGVYLAPGNAGRNILTGPGTLNVDLSVFKDFAVTEKIKTQFRAEFYNLANHARYANPNGNYFDGNFGRITSTALSSERQIQFALRVTF